The DNA region AGTATACGAGGCCAAGCACAAGTTTGCTGATTTTCCTTTTGGAGCAGAACTTCATCATAATATTGCTAAAAAGGGTTACGAAACGCCAAGTGCCATTCAAGACCAAGCAATACCTCATATTATTGAGGGTCGTGACGTTATCGGTCTTGCAAACACCGGTACAGGTAAAACTGCTGCCTTCCTTTTGCCAATCATTGAGCGTCAAAGCGGCATTATGCTTCGCCCAAGTGTGCTTGTTGTTGCTCCCACCCGCGAATTAGCTCAGCAGATCGACGAACAATTTCGTGAATTTTCGCGTGGTCTCGGACTGTATTCAACATTAGTTGTTGGCGGTGTTAATATCGATCGTCAAATACGTGATCTTAAGCGACGCCCGCATGTGATTATTGGTACGCCTGGCCGCTTGAAGGATCTGCTTCACCGTCATGTTTTGCAACTCAAGAATATGACAACGCTTGTTCTTGATGAGGCCGACCGTATGCTCGACATGGGCTTTCTGCCTGATATTCGTGAACTTGTGGGTGGCATGCCAAGCGATCGTCAAACACTCTTCTTTAGCGCCACGATCACACCTGAAATTTCAGCTCTTGTTCATGACTTTTTGAACGATCCGGTGACTATTTCGGTACGAACGGCAGAGACTAACGAGCATATCGAACAGGATGTTATTGAAGCACGTGATAAGGCCCATAAGCTTGAGCTGCTTACGAACATGCTGGGCGATGATACTTACGAAAAAGTACTCGTATTTGGCGAGACAAAGTTTGGCGTGCAGCGCCTGAGCGATCACCTTGAAAAAAGCGGTATCTCCTCGGTTGCTATTCATGGTAATAAAAATCAATCACAGCGTCAGCGTGCTTTGAAGCAATTCAAAGACGAGCGGGTACGTGTGATGGTAGCTACGGATGTCGCAGCCCGTGGTCTTGATATTCCGAACGTTACGCACGTGATTAACTTCGATACGCCACAAACCTACGAAGACTACGTGCACCGTATCGGCCGAACTGGCCGTGGCGGCGCGTCTGGTCATGCGCATACGTTTATTGATCAGCGATAACATTGCTTATAGTCAAAAAAGCGCCATCGTTTTCAGGCGCTTTTTTGCTTCTCGAGAACTTCTCGTATGTAGGGGTCAATCGAAGTGGAGAGAGCCTCACTTTGGGTCATCCAGGCTACTTCCTGGTGCTCATCGCTAATTTTAGGCTTTCCTTCGCCGTGAGCGAGATAGGTAAGTCGTACTACGTGAAGGTCTGCGTGTGAAACAAATATATCTTGTGCCGCCTGGAGTTGAGGCGAATTATCTATTGAGAGTCCGGTCTCTTCTTTGATTTCTCTCGCAAGCGCTTCAAGCAGTGGTTCTTCCGGTTCGATCCGTCCACCCGGAATATCCCAATGAGGAACATCTTCTCCAGCGAAGGCTTGTGCACGTCGTATAAAAAGAAACTGCTGGTTATTATTTTGAATAAGTATCTTAACACCTACTTGAAGCTTCATAGACTCAAGCGTATCACGAAGTAAAAAGAATAGAAATGTCCGTATCGTATATGCTAAGATACTGACTATGAGTACGATGGTAAAAGTAAAAAACCTCAAAAAGCGGTACGGTGACAAACAAGCAGTCAACGGTATTAGTTTTGAGGTAAAAAAGGGCGAGATATTTGGTATTTTGGGACCAAATGGGGCCGGCAAAACGACAACGCTTGAAATGATGGAGACGCTTCGTCCGATTGACGACGGTGAAGTAACAATAGATGGCATTAACGTAGCTGAAAATCCACAGAAAATTAAATATCTTATTGGTGTGCAGCCGCAATCTCCTGCTTTTCAGGATAAAACAAAGCTGACGGAAATTATTGAGATGTTCGCGGCAGCATACGGCGAGCGCGTCGATACGATGGAATTTCTTAAAGATGTTGACCTTGAGGAAAAAGCGAATGATTATGTCGAGTCGCTTTCTGGCGGACAAAAACAGCGCTTGAGTATTACGACTGCGCTTGTTCATGGGCCGAAGGTGTTTTTTCTGGATGAGCCGACGACGGGTCTTGATCCCCAAGCGCGTCGCCATCTTTGGGAGCTCATTGAAAAGGTGCGCAGTAAGGGTATTAGTGTGATCATGACGACGCACTACATGGACGAAGCGGAGATTCTTTGTGATCGTATTGCCGTTATGGACAATGGAAAAATCATTGCAATCGATACGCCCAAGAATCTTATCAAACAGCTTCTTGACCGCGGTTTCAAAAAGAAGCAACAAGTAGAGCAGGCCAACCTTGAAGATGTATTTATTGACCTCACCGGCAAAGAACTAAGGGAGGGCCAGTAATGAAACGTTCGCTATTTACAGTTGGAACTTTTGTCAAAATTAACACTAAGCGATTTTTCCGTGACAAGCTTGCCTTATTTTTCGGAATTGGATTTCCACTCATCTTTCTTTTTGTTTTCGGAAGTCTTAATAGCGGTTCGAAAGACCTTAGCTTTAACGTAGCGCTTATTAACGAATCGAATACAAGTGTTGCCACGGAGTTTGTTAAAAAAGCCGAATCAAGCGATGTTCTCAAGGTGAATAAGGACGTAAAAACACTTGATGCCGCCAAAGATAAAATGAGTCGTTCAGAGCTTGACGCAGCGATTGTGCTTCCTAAAGATTTTGGTGAAGTAAAGAATGGCCAGAATTTCCCGAGCGGTCAAGCGGATGTTGTGTATACACAAAATAACGAACAATCTGGTCAAGCGTTAGCGAGTATTCTCGATGGGCAATTTAAGGCCATGAACGGTCAGTTTGTGAAAAACGAAACACCATTTACGGTAAATTCTGATAAGCTCAACGAGCGAAGTTTAAGTGCATTCGACTATACCTTTGCTGGACTTCTGGGCTTTGCCATCATTGGTATGGGGATTTTTGGACCCGTGAATGTCTTCCCTGAACTGAAGAAAATGGGAATTTTGCGTCGCCTTTCGACGACACCACTACGAGTATGGCAATATTTCCTTTCGACTATGATAGGCCAGGCAATTATTGGACTCTTGAGTCTTGCGATCATGTTTGTTGTAGCTATCGTGTTCTTCAAGCTTCAAGTAGTAGGAAATTACTTTGAACTGGCAATTTTCCTCATTTTGGGCATTACGATGATTCTTGGAATAGGGCTGGCGCTTGGTGGCTGGGCACGTAACGAACGCCAAGCTGCTCCACTTTCGAATATCGTCGTGTTTCCAATGATGTTTCTCTCGGGGACATTTTTCCCGCGTTATATCATGCCAGAATGGCTTCAGCACGTATCTTCGCTGTTGCCTTTGACACCTGTGATTGATGGTATCAGATTGATTGCAACGGAAGGCAAACACTTGATTGATATCTTGTCGCAAGTTGGTCTGATTGGTGTATGGATGGTTGTTATTTACTTGATCGCCTTCAAAGTATTCCGCTGGGAATAGGTGTAGGTTTTAGGTATAATAGATACCATGACTCAAATTTCTACAGATGATGTGCGTCATTTAGCGCAACTCAGTAGCTTACAATTGTCCGATCAAGAAATCGGCTCATTAAAGGATGACATCGTAAACATACTTAACTACGTGGATTTACTAGCAGAACTCGATACGGAAAATGTAGAGCCGACGTATCAAGTGACGGGCCTTGAAAATATATGGCGTAGCGACGAAATTGAAAACGGTGCCATTACCAGAGAGCAGCTTCTGGCACTTGCCCCCCAGGCGCAGGATAATCAAGTAAAGGTGCCGAAAGTTCTATAGCATGACCCAAATTTCTTCTTTAGTTGAACGTATTAAAAGTGGCCAGACAACAGCTCGCCAGGAGGTAGAACGAGCGTTTGCCAAGGCGAGCGAGAATGAGGCGTATCATGCGCTCCTTAGTCTTACGAAGGAGCGTGCACTTGAGCGGGCAGATGATATTGACGCGCGAATCAAACAGGGTGAAGAAGCAGGAAAACTTGCCGGGGTCCCCTTTGCGGTAAAGGATAACTTCCTTGCCTTTGGAGCGCCTACAACCGCCGCGAGTAGAATCCTTGAAAGCTTTGCTTCTCCCTTGCAGGCCACCGCGGTTGAGAAGCTCGAAGCCGAAGGCGCAATCTGTATCGGAAAAACAAACCTCGATGCATTTGCGCACGGAGGAAGTACCGAGAACTCCGCATTCGGCCCAACCAAGAATGCACATAATAAGACAAAGGTTGCGGGAGGAAGCAGTGGTGGATCAGCTGTCGCTACGGCACTTGATATCGTACCGTTTGCACTCGGTTCGGATACGGGTGGCTCGATTCGTCAGCCCGCTAGCTTTAATGGTGTCGTTGGTGTAAAGCCCACCTATGGCACGGTGAGCCGTTATGGAGTGGTTGCTATGGCGAGCAGCACAGATTGTATCGGCTGCTTTGCGGTTGATGTAAGTGATGCTGCGCTTGTAACTGATATTATAAGCGGACGTGATCCGCGCGACATGACCACATTACCCGACTTCTTCAAAATGACAGATGAGATAAAACAGGGTCAAAAAATAGGTCTCATTAAAGAGTTTATGACTAATGACGTCGATGCTGATGTTCGGGCTCGAACTCTGGAATATGCTGAGAAACTACGCGCAGCCGGGCATACGGTTGAAGAGGTGAGTATGCCTTCTGTAAAATACGCCTTAGCGATTTATTACATTGTGGTACCTGCGGAAGTGAGCAGCAACCTTGCTCGATATGATGGTATTCGCTACGGCACGCGTGCTGAGGGCGTAAAAACATTGGCTGAACTCTACGGCAAGTCACGTGGCGAAGGTTTTGTAACGGAAAATAAACGTCGCATTATGATTGGCAGCTATGTGCTTTCAAGCGGCTTCTTTGATGCGTACTATCTTAAAGCGCAAAAAGCTCGTACGCTGCTGATCCAGGCCTTCGATCAACTATTTGAAACATATGATGCATTGATCGGTCCCGTGACGCCAACTCCGGCATTCGATCTTGGCGCTAATACTGACGATCCGGTAAAAATGTATTTGGCCGATATTATGACAGTTCCAGCGAGCCTTGCGGGAATCCCTGCGATAAGTATTCCTGCGGGCGAGAGCGCATCGGGTTTGCCGATTGGCGTGCAGCTTATGGGTCCGCAAAAGAGTGACGCGCAGCTACTCGCGCTGGCAGAATCGATGGAGGGCAAATAAAAGATGGACGGTACGCTTCTTGCATTCATGGTAGGCATTCTCATTGTCGGGATTTTGCTTATCGTTGTTATTACGTTGACCAAACGTGGTCCAGTAGGGCTCGACGTTGAAAAGTATCGCTCGCGGTGGCTCCAGATTGAATCGAGCTTGAAACGCGATGAGTCATCGAGCTATCATCTGGCGGTACTCAATGCTGACAAACTTCTTGATCAGGCGCTGCGTGAGCGTGGCGTAAAGGGCGAGACTATGGGTGAACGGATGAAGACCGTTCGCGATACGTGGAGTAACGCCAATACAGTGTGGTCTGCGCATAAACTACGTAATCAGATCGCCCATGAGTCTGATGTCCATGTAAGTTATGATGATGCGCGACGGGCGCTAGCAGGCTTTAAGCAGGCCCTCAAAGATGTAGGAGCGATCTAATGATTACGGAAGAAGTGCTGAACAAATACGAGATGACGATTGGTATCGAGTGCCATGTGCAGCTTGCGACCGATACAAAATTATTTAGTTTTGCGGATAATGATGCCCGGGATAAATCACCAAATAGCGTGGTAAGCCCAATTGATTACGGCCTGCCAGGCATGCTCCCTGTTTTAAACCGTAAGGCGGTTGACCTTGCCATCAAGGCGGGAAGGGCGCTTAATGCCGAAATAGCTCCGGTGAGCCGATTTGATCGTAAGCACTATTTTTATCCTGATCTTCCAAAAGGATACCAGACAACCCAAATGTATCAGCCGATTATCCTCGCAGGATACGTCGATGCTCCATTAGATGATGGCCAGACGGTGAGAGTCCGTATTCATCATGCACATATGGAAGAAGACGCCGGAAAGCTGACGCACTTTAGCGATTACAGTCTCGTCGATCTTAACCGGGCGGGAACGCCACTCATTGAGATCGTTTCAGAGCCGGACATTCACTCGCCGGCAGCGGCGAAGTCATTTGCGGCTGAGCTTCACCGGCTTATGACATATGCAGGCGTGACGCACGGCGACTTGTATCACGGTAATATGCGGTTCGATGTTAATATCTCCGTTGCGCTAAAGGGGTCTCAGGAGCTTGGTAAGCGCGCAGAAGTGAAGAACCTTAATTCATTTAGGAGTGTGGAACGCGCGGCGGAGTATGAATTTAGGCGCCAGGTTGAACTACTGGAAAAAGGCGAGCAGGTAACGCAAGAGACGCGGGGTTGGGATGATGCAAAGCAGAAAACAAACAGCCAACGCTCTAAAGAAGACGCACAGGATTATCGCTATATGCCCGATGCCGATATTCCACCGATCGTTCTTACGAGAGAAGAAATAGAGACGATACAGGCTGAGGTGCCGATGCTGCCACCTGTTTATCGCGACAAATGGATTTCGCTTAATCTCGATCGCTCGGTAGTTGATTCGCTCCTAGCGACGCAGGAATACGCCCGGCTTATTACCGAGATTCAGGAAAAGGCTGGTGGTGACACCGCCAAGCGTGTCGCGCATTGGTTTGCAAGTGCACTTGGCAAGGCGGATGAAGAGGCGGCGCCGATACATAGCCGTATGCTTTCGCCCGATGGCTTTATTGAACTTGCCCAAATGGTGGAGGCGAACGAACTAAGCAGCACGGCTGCCAAAGAAGTATTTGCTGGGCTGCTGGTGAGCGATAACTCTCCACGCAAGGTTGCCGAGTCGAAGAACCTACTTCAAGTAAGCAACGAGTCTGCTATTGCGGCAGTGGTGGATGAGGTGTTGGCGGATCCGGCAAGCCGACAATCCCTTGAAGATATTAGGAACGGAAAAGACAAGGCGATCGGCTATCTCGTAGGTCAGGTTATGAAAAAATCAGGAGGTAAAGCCAACCCAGCACTCGCGCAAAAACTAATTCGTGAGAGGTTGTAGATGAAGCCGTGGAAGCGAATAGAACCCACGGAAACAACAAAGGTAGGGTGGCGAACTATCACCTCTAAGACGTTTGTCATGCAAAGTGGCGAGCAGGCTATTTTTGATACGGTTCATAAAGATGGCCAGGAATTTGCAGGTATCATCGCGTTAACAAAAAATAACGAAGTGATTATTGCAAGGCAGTTCCGCCCCGGACCAGAGAAAATTATGGATGAGCTGCCGGGTGGATTTGTTGATGCGGGCGAAACACCCGAGGAGGCCGCCCGCCGAGAGCTTACGGAAGAAACAGGCTATAAAGCTGGGCATGTTCAGTACCTTGGAACTTTTCATAAAGATGTGTATATGAATGCTGTCTGGCATGCATTTATCGCCTTTGACTGTATAAAAGTGACCGAACCTGCGCCTGAGGGTGACGAAGAAGTCGAGGTGACGACCATAACGATCGACGAGTTTATTTCCCGTGCTATGCATGACGGCATGACTAACCATGCGGCCGTTTTGATGGCATACGATGTTTTAATGCAAAGGAGGACTAAATAATGAAGAAGCCAACTAAAGCGATCATTGCCGCAGCTGGATTTGGTACCCGATTTTTACCGCAGACTAAAGCAATGCCAAAGGAAATGATCCCCCTGATTGATAAACCAATTATCCAGTATGTCGTTGAGGAGCTCGTGAGTGCAGGTATTAAGGATATTATTATCGTGGGCAGTAGTAACAAGCGCGCGATCGAGGATCACTTCGATACTCCAAATGAAGACCTGCTTGCTAATTTGCGTGCGGGTGGACCGAAAAAACAGCATTTTATTGACGAACTTGACAATCTTTCAAATATGGCCAATTTCATTTATGTTCGCCAAAAAGGACCATACGGTAACGCTACTCCGCTCATGAGTGCTTCTCATTTAATTGGTCCTGATGAACCCGTTATTTATACATGGGCTGATGATTTTATCATGGCATCGCCAAGTCGCTTTAGCCAGATGATTGCTGTGGCTGAGCGGATGGATGGCGCCGTGTTGTCATGTAAAAAAGTTCAGGATGAAACAGAATATAATAGATATGGTATTGCGGCGGGCAAAATGCTGGAAGACGGTTTATTGCAGATGTCGCATATCGTAGAAAAGCCAGGTAAAGACAATGCACCTTCTGACCTTGCCTCTGTAAGTAGTTACTTGTTGCCGCCTGATTTCTTTAGGTATCTTGATACGGCATTTGAGAACTTTGACGGTGAGGGTGAATTTACTTTCCAGCCAATCATGCAACAGATGATTGATGATGATTATAAATACTTTGCCTATGAAGTGCAAAACGGTACATACTATGATACCGGGGATAAGCTGGAGTATCTTAAAACGGTGATTGATTTTGGATTGGCTCATGAAGAGTTAGGCTCTGATCTTGAGAAGTATATACGCTCTAAGCTTTCATGAAGTTGGCAATAAGCTTCAAAAATCGATACAATGAAAGTACAACAAAAATAACCAAGGAGGTTTTATGAATTGGTTAGGATGGATTGTACTAGGGGCCCTGGCGGGATGGGTCGCAAAACTTATTACAAAAGAAGAAGGCGGTCTTCTGAAAAATATTATTCTTGGAATCATTGGTGGGCTTCTTGGAGGAGGCATCATGCAGTTTCTTGGGGGCAGTGATGTGAATGGATTTAATCCCTATAGTTTTCTTGTCGCCGTACTTGGGGCGATACTTCTTATCTACCTCGGTAGATTATTGACTGGTCAAAAGGTAAATAAGGTCTAAGTGGTGGATTGGGCGCAGATTATTATCGTTTTGCTTGCTGTATGTTTGGTATTGTTCGTTGCTGTCATTGTGGCGCTTGTTGTTATGGTGGTTCGACTTAGTATGCAAATTCGCTCGCTACTGCGCTCTGCTCAGGCGGCTGCTGATAATGTTTCCCATATCGTAAACGATGTGGGTATGGTAACAAAAGCAGCTGCCTTGTTTCAGGTGGTTCGCCGCAAAATAAAGAAACGATCTGGAGGAGAAAAGTAACATGGCAAAAGGAAAGTTTATGATCGGGGCTGTCGTAGGGGCTATCGCCGGGATTGTAGCAGGAGTTCTTACGGCTCCAAAATCAGGCAAAGAAACGCGTGCAGACCTTAAGCAAAAGGCGGTTGATCTCAAACAGAATGTCAGCAGCAAAACAGAAGATATAATGGAAAAATCAGATGATTTCGCAACCGATATGAAAGAGCGTGCTGATCGAGGTATTGAAAGCGCGAAAGGATTTACTAATAAAGAATAATATGAAAAAAGCACTAAAGAAAATTAAGGATGATAACGAAAAAGGTGCTCGGGCAGGGCTTTTAGAAGATTTGTTTTACGATTTTAACCGCAGCAGAGTTGAAGTATATAAAATGAATTTTGTAAGAGGCATCTTTTTTGGCTTAGGAAGCGTGATAGGCGGAACGGTAGTTATTGCCCTGGCTGTATGGATATTAAGCTTGTTTATTCACCTTCCTGGGGTTGGCCAGCCAATTGAGCAGATCCAGCAATCTTTGCAGAAACAGAACAATCAATAAGCTCGTTGTAAACAAAACGATTCTTTAAGATGCGTTACTTGCTATACTAAATATAAGTATGGGGGTTGAAACGAAGACGCAGTCTGCGACGAGCGCAGGGTTGAAGGCATCTGATTATGTGCATTTGCATAATCATACGCACCATAGCTTGCTCGATGGTCTCACAAAGGTTGAAGAGTTGGTAGCTCGCGTGAAAGAACTGGGCATGGAAGCATGTGCCATTACTGATCATGGTACGATGTCGGGTACAGTTGAGTTTTACAAAGCAGCCAAAGAGGCTGGCGTGAAACCAATTTTCGGCATGGAAGCATATGTGGCCGCCCGGAGTAGGTTTGATCGTGACCCTGCTAAGGATAAAGCAAGGTACCACCTTATCTTGCTTGCCATGAACGAAACGGGCTATAAGAATCTTATGTATCTCTCATCAAAAGCCAATCTCGAGGGGATGTACTATAAGCCGCGTATCGACCACGATCTACTGGAGAGCCATAATGAGGGCCTAATTGCCTTATCGGCCTGTGCCAGCGGTGAAATTGGTGAAAACTTGCGCTCGGATAATTACGAAGAAGCTAAAAAAATTGCCTCATGGTATAAAGGCATTTTTGGCGATAGGTATTATTTGGAACTTCAAGATCACGGTCATCCGGATGCTCCGGCTCAATGGGATGTGCAAGTAAAAATCAACGGATACCTGGAAAAATTAGCAGATGAGCTCGATATTCCTTGTGTTGTAACGAGTGACGGACATTATCTTTCGCACGACGATCAAGACACACATGAGATTCTGCTTTGTGTTGGTACGGGTGCGTTTCTTTCTGACGAGAAGCGTATGAGCTTAAAAGATTTTGAGCTCCACGTGACCGATCCGATGGAGATTATTGGTCGTTGGAATAAAACTCACCCTGAAGCAGTGGCGAACACGCGCAAAATTGCCGATATGTGTAACGTTGAGCTGGACCTTGGAAGAATTTTGATTCCGAAATTCCCCGTACCAGAGGGTGAAGACGAAAAAAGCTATCTGGACAAACTCGTTTACCGCGGACTTGCAATGCGCTACAACGAAATATCCGAAGAGGAAGCGAACGCCATGAATCCTGATGATGTTCGTCCGCTACTGGCCGAAAATGTACGGGATCGACTCGATATGGAATTGGGTGTTCTGGATAAGATGGGCTACAACGGATACTTCCTTATTGTGCAAGACTTTATTAACTGGGGCAAAGATCAGGGCATTATTTTTGGACCTGGACGTGGCTCGGCGGCCGGCTCAATTATTGCGTATGCACTTCGCATAACCGACCTTGACCCGTTAAAATATGACCTTCTGTTTGAACGTTTCCTTAACCCGGACCGTATTAGTATGCCGGATATCGACGTCGACATTCAGGATACTCG from Candidatus Saccharimonadales bacterium includes:
- a CDS encoding DEAD/DEAH box helicase, yielding MAFQQRRNGRPQGRPHSGNRNFGGRRGGSRGPAKKYIHPSKFINKAVTKADEIVYEAKHKFADFPFGAELHHNIAKKGYETPSAIQDQAIPHIIEGRDVIGLANTGTGKTAAFLLPIIERQSGIMLRPSVLVVAPTRELAQQIDEQFREFSRGLGLYSTLVVGGVNIDRQIRDLKRRPHVIIGTPGRLKDLLHRHVLQLKNMTTLVLDEADRMLDMGFLPDIRELVGGMPSDRQTLFFSATITPEISALVHDFLNDPVTISVRTAETNEHIEQDVIEARDKAHKLELLTNMLGDDTYEKVLVFGETKFGVQRLSDHLEKSGISSVAIHGNKNQSQRQRALKQFKDERVRVMVATDVAARGLDIPNVTHVINFDTPQTYEDYVHRIGRTGRGGASGHAHTFIDQR
- a CDS encoding NUDIX hydrolase, giving the protein MKLQVGVKILIQNNNQQFLFIRRAQAFAGEDVPHWDIPGGRIEPEEPLLEALAREIKEETGLSIDNSPQLQAAQDIFVSHADLHVVRLTYLAHGEGKPKISDEHQEVAWMTQSEALSTSIDPYIREVLEKQKSA
- a CDS encoding ABC transporter ATP-binding protein, encoding MSTMVKVKNLKKRYGDKQAVNGISFEVKKGEIFGILGPNGAGKTTTLEMMETLRPIDDGEVTIDGINVAENPQKIKYLIGVQPQSPAFQDKTKLTEIIEMFAAAYGERVDTMEFLKDVDLEEKANDYVESLSGGQKQRLSITTALVHGPKVFFLDEPTTGLDPQARRHLWELIEKVRSKGISVIMTTHYMDEAEILCDRIAVMDNGKIIAIDTPKNLIKQLLDRGFKKKQQVEQANLEDVFIDLTGKELREGQ
- a CDS encoding ABC transporter permease, with protein sequence MKRSLFTVGTFVKINTKRFFRDKLALFFGIGFPLIFLFVFGSLNSGSKDLSFNVALINESNTSVATEFVKKAESSDVLKVNKDVKTLDAAKDKMSRSELDAAIVLPKDFGEVKNGQNFPSGQADVVYTQNNEQSGQALASILDGQFKAMNGQFVKNETPFTVNSDKLNERSLSAFDYTFAGLLGFAIIGMGIFGPVNVFPELKKMGILRRLSTTPLRVWQYFLSTMIGQAIIGLLSLAIMFVVAIVFFKLQVVGNYFELAIFLILGITMILGIGLALGGWARNERQAAPLSNIVVFPMMFLSGTFFPRYIMPEWLQHVSSLLPLTPVIDGIRLIATEGKHLIDILSQVGLIGVWMVVIYLIAFKVFRWE
- the gatC gene encoding Asp-tRNA(Asn)/Glu-tRNA(Gln) amidotransferase subunit GatC — encoded protein: MTQISTDDVRHLAQLSSLQLSDQEIGSLKDDIVNILNYVDLLAELDTENVEPTYQVTGLENIWRSDEIENGAITREQLLALAPQAQDNQVKVPKVL
- the gatA gene encoding Asp-tRNA(Asn)/Glu-tRNA(Gln) amidotransferase subunit GatA, whose amino-acid sequence is MTQISSLVERIKSGQTTARQEVERAFAKASENEAYHALLSLTKERALERADDIDARIKQGEEAGKLAGVPFAVKDNFLAFGAPTTAASRILESFASPLQATAVEKLEAEGAICIGKTNLDAFAHGGSTENSAFGPTKNAHNKTKVAGGSSGGSAVATALDIVPFALGSDTGGSIRQPASFNGVVGVKPTYGTVSRYGVVAMASSTDCIGCFAVDVSDAALVTDIISGRDPRDMTTLPDFFKMTDEIKQGQKIGLIKEFMTNDVDADVRARTLEYAEKLRAAGHTVEEVSMPSVKYALAIYYIVVPAEVSSNLARYDGIRYGTRAEGVKTLAELYGKSRGEGFVTENKRRIMIGSYVLSSGFFDAYYLKAQKARTLLIQAFDQLFETYDALIGPVTPTPAFDLGANTDDPVKMYLADIMTVPASLAGIPAISIPAGESASGLPIGVQLMGPQKSDAQLLALAESMEGK
- the gatB gene encoding Asp-tRNA(Asn)/Glu-tRNA(Gln) amidotransferase subunit GatB; this encodes MITEEVLNKYEMTIGIECHVQLATDTKLFSFADNDARDKSPNSVVSPIDYGLPGMLPVLNRKAVDLAIKAGRALNAEIAPVSRFDRKHYFYPDLPKGYQTTQMYQPIILAGYVDAPLDDGQTVRVRIHHAHMEEDAGKLTHFSDYSLVDLNRAGTPLIEIVSEPDIHSPAAAKSFAAELHRLMTYAGVTHGDLYHGNMRFDVNISVALKGSQELGKRAEVKNLNSFRSVERAAEYEFRRQVELLEKGEQVTQETRGWDDAKQKTNSQRSKEDAQDYRYMPDADIPPIVLTREEIETIQAEVPMLPPVYRDKWISLNLDRSVVDSLLATQEYARLITEIQEKAGGDTAKRVAHWFASALGKADEEAAPIHSRMLSPDGFIELAQMVEANELSSTAAKEVFAGLLVSDNSPRKVAESKNLLQVSNESAIAAVVDEVLADPASRQSLEDIRNGKDKAIGYLVGQVMKKSGGKANPALAQKLIRERL
- a CDS encoding NUDIX hydrolase, with protein sequence MKPWKRIEPTETTKVGWRTITSKTFVMQSGEQAIFDTVHKDGQEFAGIIALTKNNEVIIARQFRPGPEKIMDELPGGFVDAGETPEEAARRELTEETGYKAGHVQYLGTFHKDVYMNAVWHAFIAFDCIKVTEPAPEGDEEVEVTTITIDEFISRAMHDGMTNHAAVLMAYDVLMQRRTK
- a CDS encoding sugar phosphate nucleotidyltransferase — encoded protein: MKKPTKAIIAAAGFGTRFLPQTKAMPKEMIPLIDKPIIQYVVEELVSAGIKDIIIVGSSNKRAIEDHFDTPNEDLLANLRAGGPKKQHFIDELDNLSNMANFIYVRQKGPYGNATPLMSASHLIGPDEPVIYTWADDFIMASPSRFSQMIAVAERMDGAVLSCKKVQDETEYNRYGIAAGKMLEDGLLQMSHIVEKPGKDNAPSDLASVSSYLLPPDFFRYLDTAFENFDGEGEFTFQPIMQQMIDDDYKYFAYEVQNGTYYDTGDKLEYLKTVIDFGLAHEELGSDLEKYIRSKLS
- a CDS encoding GlsB/YeaQ/YmgE family stress response membrane protein; protein product: MNWLGWIVLGALAGWVAKLITKEEGGLLKNIILGIIGGLLGGGIMQFLGGSDVNGFNPYSFLVAVLGAILLIYLGRLLTGQKVNKV
- a CDS encoding YtxH domain-containing protein — translated: MAKGKFMIGAVVGAIAGIVAGVLTAPKSGKETRADLKQKAVDLKQNVSSKTEDIMEKSDDFATDMKERADRGIESAKGFTNKE
- a CDS encoding DUF5665 domain-containing protein, which gives rise to MKKALKKIKDDNEKGARAGLLEDLFYDFNRSRVEVYKMNFVRGIFFGLGSVIGGTVVIALAVWILSLFIHLPGVGQPIEQIQQSLQKQNNQ